In the Pungitius pungitius chromosome 5, fPunPun2.1, whole genome shotgun sequence genome, one interval contains:
- the golga3 gene encoding golgin subfamily A member 3 isoform X3 has translation MRGMDTNHQSETAQMEANAHQEDHPMKSKEDGETQLLQQGLDNTQNAKECIHNAHQKPSLEMENEEKIRLEARRRLEEQLKQYRVQRHKERSHRTSTKSTAFSTLDPELMLHPEDLPRANTTSMTKEYSFLRTSVPRGPKLGSLGIPPSKERKSRSPRPSKIHSLADYQSPEADGAGGGGGGGSGGVRAADNTMSSLQSSAISSVSTLSETDGQPAASLQFGDNVSEIDGSESGTMPGNDGNDSDSSLISSVSTRATYGMLTAAVEMQRGPYTVKGREIAAEAMGQFPSLQEVLQAASEEQHLLELEQGRGGTGEPRSRRDSFSSSVSLESSVMGHDDMLQVLKEKMRLEGQLESLSSEANQALKEKTELQAQLATVNAQLHAKKEEAEVSQEKQRALNTEVGSLRKNCNQLEKAMVELQGSLEGKNANLTSLSNDLKLAEDQYQRLMGKVEEMQNTVTSRDNTVQELRQQLGGLQSQLQQVQLERSTLQSRMKTSQAEIVSLQQLRQWYQQQLALAQEARVRLQSEMANMQAGQMTQIGVLEHLKLENVSLSHTLTETQHRSIKDKERIAVQLQSIEADMLTQESAYKQIQDAKNMVEDDLQHKLEEFEDERERLIKLANTASTMERELEQAKLILSQKDVQLQSLQKEHLELMRQLTITQDNLQTKELFINHLEARYQELEAQLAELQTDGSAKDDSIQFLQNEKIVLEVALQAARAEKNQLDEGAERLGEDVLAASDILDQLRQEVQIKANQIETLQRENGSLKKQAQKLREQFQQQKVMVEAYRRDASSKDQLISELKSTKKRLLAEVKDLKQEVMSVQGEKQNAELEQARLAKEVIRVQEQMNNMEVHLQAIQTERDQLETQIQSLQFDQSQLAAVTEENEGLRKQVEQLEGEAKKAITEQKVRVKRLGTDLTSAQKEMKAKHKAYENAVGILSRRLQEALTDKESAEAEMVKLKAQVSEGGNSQALQEKIKALQAELQTVGKSKTMLEKELQEVITLTSTELEEYQEKVMELEDELQESRCFKKRIRKLEDANKKLALELEHEKGKLAGLAQSHNTLREHSNILESALAKREADLVQLNLQVQAVLKRKEEEDQQMKQVVQTLQLALEKEKTKVNDLKEQVATAKAEAAHNRRHYRAAMLELSEIKKDLQAKVDLVIALQSESHKLQAQDEQHTQEVSRFQEELAEAHSQLQILQKQLDEEMAKQPLTNQEVEDLKWEVEQRQREIEAQKQQLEMMEQCQLRELDNLQRALQNIKVELESVQDELSGTRKDKFMLQAKVGELRNSMKTVLLQNQQLKQDLKQSRLRKQRMDLMSEGNPSTPVTPVKIPDCPVPASLLDELLKPSTSVNKEPLNNLHNCLRQLKEEMDSLQKQMEEHTVTVHESMSSWTNAEEAQLELENNISESSTALNNMDGKNNNEAEQQ, from the exons ATGAGGGGAATGGACACTAACCACCAATCAGAAACCGCTCAGATGGAGGCTAATGCTCACCAAGAAGACCATCCAATGAAATCCAAAGAGGACGGTGAAACGCAATTATTGCAACAAGGGCTGGACAACACACAAAATGCCAAAGAGTGCATTCATAATG CTCACCAGAAGCCATCACTAGAGATGGAGAATGAAGAGAAGATCCGCCTGGAGGCTCGTCGGCGTCTGGAAGAGCAACTCAAACAGTACAGAGTGCAGAGACATAAGGAGAGG TCTCACCGCACCAGCACCAAGAGCACGGCGTTCAGCACCCTGGATCCAGAGCTCATGCTGCATCCCGAGGATCTGCCCAGGGCCAACACTACGTCCATGACCAAGGAGTATTCCTTCCTGAGGACCAGTGTCCCCCGTGGCCCCAAACTGGGTAGCTTGGGAATTCCCCCCTCCAAGGAAAGAAAGTCCAGATCACCCCGCCCAAGCAAgatccactccttggctgactACCAGTCTCCTGAGGCTGATGGtgcaggtggtggaggaggaggaggaagcggcggAGTCAGAGCAGCAGACAACACTATGAGCTCCCTTCAGTCATCCGCCATCAGCTCAGTGTCCACTTTGTCTGAGACGGACGGACAGCCCGCCGCTTCACTCCAGTTTGGGGACAATGTGTCCGAAATAGACGGGAGCGAATCGGGAACGATGCCGGGGAACGACGGCAACGACAGTGACAGCTCGTTAATCAGCAGCGTGTCTACCAGGGCGACGTACGGGATGCTCACCGCAGCAGTGGAAATGCAGCGGGGGCCCTACACGGTGAAAGGGAGGGAGATTGCAGCGGAGGCCATGGGTCAGTTTCCCTCCCtgcaggaggtgctgcaggcGGCCAGTGAAGAGCAGCacctgctggagctggagcaggggAGAGGAGGCACTGGGGAGCCTCGAAGCCGCAGAGACAGTTTCTCTAGCAG TGTTTCTTTGGAGAGTTCAGTCATGGGCCATGATGATATGCTGCAGGTtctgaaagagaaaatgagacTGGAGGGTCAGCTAGAATCTTTGTCATCTGAAGCCAATCAG GCTCTCAAAGAGAAGACGGAGCTTCAGGCCCAGCTCGCCACAGTGAATGCTCAACTGCATGcaaagaaggaggaggcggaggtgaGCCAAGAGAAGCAGAGGGCCCTCAACACAGAGGTTGGCTCACTGCGGAAAAACTGCAACCAGCTAGAGAAGGCTATGGTGGAGCTCCAGGGCAGTCTGGAGGGCAAGAATGCCAATCTGACTTCTCTAAGTAACGACTTGAAGTTGGCTGAAGACCAGTACCAAAGGCTGATGGGGAAGGTGGAGGAAATGCAAAACACTGTAACCTCCAGAGACAACACAG TCCAAGAGTTACGACAGCAGTTGGGTGGTCTTCAGAGCCAGCTTCAACAGGTGCAGCTGGAGCGAAGCACCCTTCAGAGCCGAATGAAGACTTCCCAGGCGGAGATTGTTTCACTTCAGCAGCTCAGGCAGTGGTATCAGCAGCAGCTAGCTCTGGCCCAGGAGGCCAGAGTACGACTGCAGAGCGAAATGGCCAACATGCAG GCTGGACAGATGACTCAGATTGGTGTTCTGGAACATTTGAAGCTGGAAAATGTGTCTCTgtcccacacactcacagagaccCAACACCGCTCTATCAAAGATAAAGAGCGTATTGCTGTCCAGCTGCAGAGCATTGAG GCCGACATGCTGACCCAGGAATCAGCTTATAAGCAGATCCAGGATGCAAAAAACATGGTGGAAGATGATCTGCAGCACAAACTGGAGGAGTTTGAGGATGAGCGGGAACGCTTGATTAAATTGGCTAACACAGCCAGCACCATGGAAAGGGAACTGGAGCAG GCAAAGTTGATCCTTTCTCAGAAGGATGTGCAGCTGCAGTCCCTCCAGAAGGAGCATCTGGAGCTGATGCGCCAGCTGACCATCACTCAGGACAACCTGCAAACCAAAGAGCTGTTCATCAACCACCTAGAAGCTAGATACCAGGAGCTGGAGGCCCAGCTGGCTGAGCTGCAGACAGACGGCAGCGCCAAGGACGACAGCATCCAGTTCCTCCAGAACGAGAAGATCGTCCTGGAGGTAGCGCTGCAGGCGGCCCGGGCCGAAAAGAACCAACTGGACGAGGGCGCCGAGCGGCTCGGAGAGGATGTTTTGGCGGCTTCAGATATCTTGGATCAGctcagacaggaagtccagATCAAAGCCAATCAG ATTGAAACGCTTCAACGGGAAAATGGTTCCCTAAAGAAACAAGCTCAGAAACTGAGGGAGCAGTTCCAACAACAAAAG gtgatggtggaggcctaCCGTCGGGACGCCAGCTCCAAAGACCAGTTGATCAGTGAGCTCAAGTCCACCAAAAAGCGCCTGTTGGCGGAGGTGAAGGACCTGAAGCAGGAGGTGATGAGCGTTCAGGGGGAGAAGCAGAATGCAGAGCTGGAGCAGGCCCGCCTTGCAAAGGAGGTGATCAGAGTCCAGGAGCAGATGAACAACATGGAGGTCCATCTGCAAGCCATTCAGACAGAAAGGGATCAGCTAGAAACCCAGATCCAG TCTTTACAGTTTGATCAGAGCCAACTAGCTGCAGTCACAGAAGAGAATGAAGGTCTGAGGAAACAAGTGGAGCAATTGGAAGGAGAAGCCAAAAA GGCCATCACGGAGCAGAAGGTGCGCGTGAAGCGGCTCGGGACCGATTTGACCAGTGCTCAGAAGGAGATGAAGGCCAAGCACAAGGCCTACGAGAACGCTGTGGGCATCCTGAGTAGGAGGCTCCAAGAGGCTCTGACTGACAAGGAGTCCGCTGAGGCAGAGATGGTCAAGCTCAAGGCCCAGGTGTCGGAGGGGGGAAACAGCCAGGCCTTACAG GAGAAGATCAAGGCTCTGCAGGCTGAGCTTCAAACTGTGGGCAAAAGCAAGACTATGCTTGAGAAGGAGCTGCAGGAAGTGATCACTCTCACCTCCACAGAGCTGGAGGAGTACCAGGAGAAGGTCATGGAGCTTGAGGATGAG CTTCAAGAGTCTCGATGCTTCAAGAAGCGGATTCGAAAGTTAGAAGATGCCAACAAGAAGCTGGCACTGGAGCTTGAACATGAAAAGGGGAAATTGGCTGGTTTGGCACAGTCCCACAATACACTGCGGGAGCATTCCAACATTTTGGAGTCTGCCTTAGCTAAGAGAGAGGCCGATCTTGTTCAGCTCAACTTACAG GTTCAAGCTGTTCTGAAGcgtaaagaggaggaggaccagcaAATGAAGCAGGTGGTTCAAACGCTCCAGCTTGCcctggaaaaagagaaaaccaaAGTCAATGACCTGAAAGAACAG GTGGCAACAGCAAAGGCTGAAGCAGCGCACAATAGACGGCACTACAGGGCAGCTATGCTGGAGCTGTCGGAAATCAAAAAGGACCTGCAGGCTAAAGTGGACCTGGTCATTGCTCTGCAGAGTGAATCCCACAAACTACA AGCTCAGGATGAGCAGCACACTCAGGAGGTTTCCAGGTTCCAAGAGGAGCTTGCTGAGGCCCATTCACAGCTCCAGATCCTGCAGAAACAACTGGACGAGGAAATGGCCAAGCAGCCCCTCACTAACCAGGAG GTTGAGGACCTGAAGTGGGAGGTGGAGCAAAGGCAGAGGGAGATAGAGGCTCAGAAGCAACAGCTGGAGATGATGGAGCAGTGTCAGCTCAGGGAGCTAGACAACCTACAGAGAGCTCTGCAG AACATCAAAGTGGAGCTGGAATCGGTGCAGGATGAGCTTAGTGGCACCAGGAAGGACAAGTTTATGCTTCAGGCCAAAGTGGGTGAGCTGAGGAACAGCATGAAGACAGTCCTCTTGCAGAACCAACAGCTGAAACAGGACCTCAAGCAGAGTCGTCTGAGGAAG CAGCGCATGGATCTGATGAGCGAGGGGAACCCATCCACCCCAGTGACACCAGTTAAGATTCCAGACTGCCCAGTGCCTGCCTCCCTGTTGGATGAGTTGCTGAAACCATCGACATCTGTCAACAAAGAGCCCCTCAACAACTTGCACAATTGTCTACGGCAACTCAA GGAAGAAATGGACAGCCTCCAAAAGCAGATGGAGGAACACACAGTAACAGTGCATGAGTCAATGAGCTCATGGACAAACGCAGAAGAGGCTCAACTGGAGCTTGAAAACAACATCTCTGAATCTTCAACGGCTCTAAACAATATGGATGGCAAAAATAACAATGAAGCAGAGCAACAGTAG